One Geothermobacter hydrogeniphilus genomic window, CAGACGATGCCGCGGTGCTTCATGCGCTTGTACTTCCCGCAATTACACTCGTAGTCCTTGGTCGGACCGAAAATCTTGGCGCAGAACAAGCCATCACGCTCAGGCTTGAACGTCCGGTAGTTGATCGTCTCCGGCTTTTTGACCTCGCCGAAGGAACGCTCGCGGATCGCCTCGGGAGAGGAAACCGAGAGACGGATGGCGTTGAAGTTCAACGGATCTTTCGGCCGCTCAAACAGACTGAAAATATCTTCCAAAACACATCCTCCTTAGTGGATGGCAGCTTTTTTACGCGTCGTCCTCTTCCAGCAGCTCCACATCGAGACAGAGCGACTGCAATTCCTTGACCAGCACGTTGAAGGACTCGGGCAGGCCGGCCTCCAGGGTGTGCTTGCCTTTGACGATCGCCTCGTACATCCGGGTCCGACCGGCAACATCATCCGATTTGACGGTGAGGAATTCCTGCAGCGCGTGAGCCGCGCCGTAGGCTTCCATCGCCCAGACTTCCATCTCCCCGAGACGCTGACCGCCGAACTGCGCCTTGCCGCCGAGCGGTTGCTGGGTAACGAGGCTGTAGGGACCGATGGAGCGGGCATGGATCTTGTCATCAACCAGATGGTGCAGCTTGAGCATGTACATGATGCCCACGGTGACCTGCTCCTTGAAGGGCTCGCCGGTCTTGCCGTCGTAAAGGGTCATCTGGCCGCTGGTGGGAACCCCGGCCTTCTCCATCTGCGCCTTCATCTGCTCCTCGTTGACACCTTCGAAAACCGGCGTCGCCATCGGCACACCGGATGAGAGCCGGCGGGCAAGGCTGCGGGTTTCAGAGTCGGAAAGCCCATCGATGAAGGAATTCAGTTCCTTGTTGCCATAACACGACTTGATCTGCTTCTTCATCGCCGCAGTGCTGAACCTGGTTTCCATCATCTGCTGAATCTGCTGCCCCAGGCCGCGAGCAGCGAGACCAAGATGGGTCTCCAGAATCTGCCCGACGTTCATACGCGACGGCACGCCGAGGGGATTGAGGACAATCTCGACCGGTGTTCCGTCAGCCATATAGGGCATATCTTCTTCCGGCAGGATGCGGGAAAGGACACCCTTGTTGCCGTGACGGCCGGCCATCTTGTCACCGACCGAAAGCTTGCGCTTGATGGCGATATAGACCTTGACCATCTTGATCACGCCCGGTGGCAGATCATCACCACGCTTGAGCTTCTCGATCTTGTCGCTGAACACACCGCGGATCAGCTCTTCCCGCTCGGAAAGACGGGCGAACAGAGTGGCAACCTTTTCCTCAACCTCGTCGGCCTTGGCAAGGCTGATCTCCTGCCACTGGCTGAAGGGAACCTTGTCAAGAGCTTCGGCCGTAAGCTTTTTGCCCTTGCTGATGACCACCTTGCCGGTCACATCGTTAACAGTAACCGCCGAGGTCTGGCCGACCAGCAGTTGTTCAAGCTTACCGCGGGCCGATTCCCGGATGATGCGGATCTCATCATCCTGGTCCTTGAGAAGTTTTTCGATTTCGGCATTCTCGATCAGCTCGGTGCGGGCATCCTTGTCGGACCCTTTGCGCGAGAAAACCCGCGCCCCGATCACCACACCTTCAACTCCCGGAGGCACCCGCAGCGAGGTGTCACGAACATCACCGGCTTTTTCGCCGAAAATGGCGCGCAGCAGTTTTTCTTCCGGGGAAAGCTGAGTTTCGCCCTTCGGAGTGATCTTGCCGACCATGATATCGCCAGGCTTGACCTCGGCACCGATGCGGATAATACCGGATTCATCGAGGTCGGCCAGAGCATCTTCACCGAGGTTGGGAATGTCGTCGGTAATCTCTTCCTTGCCGAGCTTGGTGTCGCGGGCAACACACTCGAACTCCTCGACATGGATCGAGGTATAGCGATCCTCCTTGACCAGCTTTTCGCTGATCAGGATCGAATCCTCGAAGTTGTAACCATGCCAGGGCATGAAAGCGACCAATACGTTCTGGCCGAGGGCCAGCTCCCCGTACTGAGTCGACGGACCGTCGGCGATAATCTCGCCCCGCTTGACATGATCGCCCACTTCAACGATCGGCTTCTGATTGAGGCAGGTGTTCTGATTGGAACGGATGAACTTGATCATGTTGTAGATATCGACACCGGTGCCGGTCTCGTCAACCTCACCTTCATCGATCTTGACCACGATCCGGTCGGCGTCAACCGCCTCGACAATACCATCGTGACGCGCCACCACCGCGGCACCCGAATCGTGGGCGACAACCCGCTCCATGCCGGTACCGACCAGCGGCGCGTCGGCACGCAGCAGAGGAACCGCCTGACGCTGCATGTTCGACCCCATCAGGGCACGGTTGGCGTCGTCATTTTCCAGGAACGGGATCAGCGCCGCGGCGACCGAAACCAGCTGTTTCGGCGAGACATCCATCAACTGGATGTCGTCGCGGCTCATCAGCATGAACTCACCACTCTGCCGGGCATTGACCAGTTCGTTGACGAACCGGCCCTTCTCGTCGAGCGGCGCGTTGGCCTGGGCAATGGCGTGGCCCTCTTCTTCAAGCGCTGAAAAGTACTTGATCTCGGCGGTCACCTTGCCGTCCTTGACAATCCGGTACGGGGTCTCGACAAAACCGTGCTCGTTGATCCGGGCATAGGTCGAGAGAGAAGCGATCAGGCCGATATTCGGACCCTCCGGGGTCTCGATCGGACAGACCCGCCCGTAATGGGTCGGGTGTACGTCACGAACCTCGAATCCCGCCCGTTCACGGGTCAGACCACCCGGGCCAAGCGCCGACAGGCGACGCTTGTGAGTGATCTCGGAAAGGGGATTGGTCTGGTCCATGAACTGGGAAAGCTGGGAAGAGCCGAAGAACTCCTTGACCACCGCCGAGACCGGCTTGGAATTAACCAGGTCGTGCGGCATCAGGCTGTCGGCTTCCTGCAGGCTCATGCGCTCCTTGATGGCACGCTCCATGCGCACCAGGCCGACGCGGTACTGATTCTCCAGCAGTTCTCCGACAGCGCGAACGCGACGGTTGCCGAGATGGTCGATGTCATCGATGGAACCCTTGCCGTTGCGCAGGTCAACAAGGTAGCGCACCACCTCAAGGATATCTTCCTTCGTCAGCGTGCTGTGCTCCAGCG contains:
- the rpoB gene encoding DNA-directed RNA polymerase subunit beta, which gives rise to MAYSIANNQLLRKHFADIKKIIDIPNLIDIQKNSYKRFLQSDLPASARQCIGLEAVFRSVFPIRDFSETSSLEYVSYSLGTPKYDVEECHQRGMTFAAPVKVRVRLVSWDVDKESGVQSIRDIKEQEVYFGEIPLMTENGTFIINGTERVIVSQLHRSPGVFFDHDKGKTHSSGKILFSARVIPYRGSWLDFDFDHKDILYVRIDRRRKLPATVLLKALGYSTEELLNYYYDTEQISFSDGQFRKTVNLELLAGQRAENDVCNSKGEVLVKAGRKFTKAALRKIEEAKVDSIVVAEESLVGRIASTDVVDTATGEVVIECNEEVTEAKLEEIKQRGIEQFNLLFIDNLYVGPYLRDTLLLDKVANEEEAIIEIYRRLRPGDPPTLRSATALFEGLFFNPDRYDLSAVGRLKLNYKLGLETPLEHSTLTKEDILEVVRYLVDLRNGKGSIDDIDHLGNRRVRAVGELLENQYRVGLVRMERAIKERMSLQEADSLMPHDLVNSKPVSAVVKEFFGSSQLSQFMDQTNPLSEITHKRRLSALGPGGLTRERAGFEVRDVHPTHYGRVCPIETPEGPNIGLIASLSTYARINEHGFVETPYRIVKDGKVTAEIKYFSALEEEGHAIAQANAPLDEKGRFVNELVNARQSGEFMLMSRDDIQLMDVSPKQLVSVAAALIPFLENDDANRALMGSNMQRQAVPLLRADAPLVGTGMERVVAHDSGAAVVARHDGIVEAVDADRIVVKIDEGEVDETGTGVDIYNMIKFIRSNQNTCLNQKPIVEVGDHVKRGEIIADGPSTQYGELALGQNVLVAFMPWHGYNFEDSILISEKLVKEDRYTSIHVEEFECVARDTKLGKEEITDDIPNLGEDALADLDESGIIRIGAEVKPGDIMVGKITPKGETQLSPEEKLLRAIFGEKAGDVRDTSLRVPPGVEGVVIGARVFSRKGSDKDARTELIENAEIEKLLKDQDDEIRIIRESARGKLEQLLVGQTSAVTVNDVTGKVVISKGKKLTAEALDKVPFSQWQEISLAKADEVEEKVATLFARLSEREELIRGVFSDKIEKLKRGDDLPPGVIKMVKVYIAIKRKLSVGDKMAGRHGNKGVLSRILPEEDMPYMADGTPVEIVLNPLGVPSRMNVGQILETHLGLAARGLGQQIQQMMETRFSTAAMKKQIKSCYGNKELNSFIDGLSDSETRSLARRLSSGVPMATPVFEGVNEEQMKAQMEKAGVPTSGQMTLYDGKTGEPFKEQVTVGIMYMLKLHHLVDDKIHARSIGPYSLVTQQPLGGKAQFGGQRLGEMEVWAMEAYGAAHALQEFLTVKSDDVAGRTRMYEAIVKGKHTLEAGLPESFNVLVKELQSLCLDVELLEEDDA